From the genome of Rhineura floridana isolate rRhiFlo1 chromosome 7, rRhiFlo1.hap2, whole genome shotgun sequence, one region includes:
- the HMX2 gene encoding homeobox protein HMX2: MSNKEDPSKCCPAAAPISSFTIQSILGSGTSEGGREPSSKQAASAWPSRKRSLSISSEEEEPDESWKHPACFCPDSHGPKETCHKHQPISFTCLSNPKGNGSVINPDRTPPFLSQPQPDFKEEKEKHFAPSSPSSADRQRDGSDRQASSAKKKTRTVFSRSQVYQLESTFDMKRYLSSSERACLASSLQLTETQVKTWFQNRRNKWKRQLSAELEAANMAHASAQTLVGMPLVFRDNSLLRVPVPRSIAFPAPLYYPGSNLSALPLYNLYNKIDY, translated from the exons ATGAGCAACAAAGAAGACCCGAGCAAGTGTTGTCCCGCAGCAGCTCCGATCTCCAGTTTTACCATCCAGTCCATCCTAGGCAGCGGCACctcggaaggaggcagggagcccAGCTCCAAGCAGGCAGCCTCAGCTTGGCCGAGCAGGAAGAGGAGCCTATCCATATCTTCCGAAGAAGAGGAGCCGGATGAGAGCTGGAAACATCCCGCTTGCTTCTGCCCCGACTCGCATGGTCCTAAAGAAACGTGCCACAAACACCAACCCATCAGTTTCACGTGTCTCA GCAATCCGAAGGGGAATGGCTCGGTGATCAATCCCGACAGGACGCCACCTTTTCTCTCTCAACCGCAGCCAGActttaaagaagaaaaagagaaacactTTGCTCCGAGCTCCCCGTCTTCGGCGGACAGACAAAGAGACGGGTCGGACAGGCAGGCTAGCTCGGCCAAAAAGAAGACGCGCACGGTTTTCTCCAGGAGCCAAGTCTACCAGCTCGAGTCGACCTTCGACATGAAGCGCTACCTGAGCAGCTCCGAGCGGGCCTGCCTAGCCTCCAGTTTGCAGCTGACAGAGACCCAGGTGAAAACCTGGTTTCAGAACCGCAGGAACAAATGGAAACGGCAACTCTCGGCGGAACTGGAGGCGGCCAATATGGCCCACGCCTCAGCTCAGACTCTAGTGGGGATGCCCCTGGTTTTCAGAGACAATTCCCTCCTCAGAGTGCCAGTTCCCAGATCCATCGCCTTCCCGGCTCCCTTATACTATCCAGGCAGCAATTTGTCAGCCTTACCTCTTTATAATCTCTACAACAAGATCGACTATTGA